The following proteins are encoded in a genomic region of Sulfurimonas sp. HSL3-7:
- a CDS encoding adenosylmethionine--8-amino-7-oxononanoate transaminase, protein MNNKMMADRDLDVIWHPCTQMKDHEFLPMIPIKKGEGVYLEDFEGNRYIDAVSSWWVNMFGHANGYINAAVKKQLDTLEHVILAGFTHEQVIRLSERLVKLTPEGLTRCFYADNGSSAIEVALKMSYHFHKNQGRERSLFVSLSNSYHGETIGALSVGDVELYKETYEPLLIRSIQTPVPKDQSEEAALEAAAALAECFKTRHEEIAALIVEPLIQGAGSMHMYHPLYLTKARELCDVYGIHLIADEVMAGFGRTGTMFACEQAGITPDYMVLSKGLTGGYLPLSVVLTTEEVYAAFYCDYGLYKAFLHSHSYTGNALACAAANATLDLFESENVIEKNRDNSNYIASKLQAFETLANVKEVRQCGMVAAVELEGYAPQERIGLKVYEYGLKHGVLLRPLGHIVYFMPPYIISKEEIDIMMDTAYQAISHLPSAVVK, encoded by the coding sequence ATGAATAACAAGATGATGGCCGATCGGGACCTTGATGTAATCTGGCATCCCTGCACACAGATGAAGGATCATGAATTTTTGCCGATGATACCTATAAAAAAAGGCGAAGGTGTCTATCTCGAAGATTTTGAAGGCAATCGGTATATCGATGCGGTCAGCTCGTGGTGGGTCAATATGTTCGGTCATGCCAATGGCTACATCAACGCAGCGGTCAAAAAACAGCTTGACACACTCGAACATGTTATTCTGGCCGGATTTACCCATGAACAGGTCATCCGTCTGAGTGAAAGACTCGTCAAACTGACCCCGGAGGGGCTAACACGCTGTTTTTATGCCGACAACGGTTCATCTGCTATAGAAGTAGCATTGAAGATGAGCTATCATTTCCATAAAAACCAGGGCCGGGAGCGCTCTTTGTTTGTCTCCTTGAGTAACTCCTATCACGGGGAGACGATAGGGGCACTCTCCGTCGGTGACGTGGAACTCTACAAAGAGACCTATGAGCCGCTGTTAATTCGCTCTATCCAGACACCGGTGCCAAAAGATCAGAGTGAAGAAGCAGCACTTGAGGCGGCAGCTGCGTTGGCAGAATGTTTCAAAACAAGACATGAAGAGATCGCTGCTTTGATCGTAGAACCGTTGATCCAGGGTGCGGGTTCGATGCATATGTACCACCCGCTCTATTTGACGAAGGCAAGAGAACTCTGCGATGTTTACGGCATTCATCTTATTGCAGATGAAGTGATGGCAGGTTTTGGCCGAACGGGTACGATGTTTGCGTGTGAACAAGCCGGTATAACACCCGATTACATGGTGTTATCCAAGGGGCTTACAGGCGGCTATCTGCCGCTTTCCGTCGTACTAACAACGGAGGAGGTCTACGCTGCTTTTTATTGTGATTACGGACTTTACAAGGCCTTTTTGCATTCACATTCTTACACAGGAAATGCCTTGGCCTGTGCGGCAGCCAACGCAACACTGGACCTTTTTGAATCAGAAAATGTTATAGAAAAGAACAGAGACAACTCCAACTACATCGCGTCAAAACTGCAGGCTTTTGAGACGTTGGCCAATGTCAAAGAGGTAAGGCAGTGCGGCATGGTCGCTGCGGTTGAACTTGAGGGGTACGCACCACAGGAACGGATCGGGCTGAAAGTGTATGAATACGGCCTGAAGCATGGTGTACTTTTGCGACCGCTTGGCCATATCGTCTACTTCATGCCGCCTTATATCATCAGCAAGGAAGAGATAGATATTATGATGGACACGGCATACCAGGCCATCTCTCATCTCCCATCTGCAGTAGTAAAATGA
- the ftsA gene encoding cell division protein FtsA → MSRSVLAIDIGSTKICAIIANIDSENNIQIIGAGIAKAQGLKKGSITNIELASKSIKSALADAKRVAGTDIKKATVSISGAYTKSLVSSGIVNIPNKEITLKEIERVMRTSLYNANIPNEYEVLHTLPFNFKVDDQDYIEDPLGMNASRLEVETHIITTQKSNFHNLRKAVRAAGVEVENVVLSGYASAIAVLNEDEKELGVGVVDMGGSTSNIVIHSGNSIRYNDFLGVGSNHITNDLSMALHTPLNVADSVKMEYGSLHAPNNDLIELPIIGDENSTHEVSLEVVHNVIYARVEETLMIIAQSLEKSALKEQMGAGIVLTGGFTNMVGLRELASAIFDNLPVRIARPIEVEGLFDQLRNPAYSGALGLLRYEANGYSLYEVDVNKKMRHTKNDFDGMDIPPSEEPEEIGIPTIGEPEDSAKSTTVNIGKPITPLKSKGEQEAGPFSKFWNWMTQLF, encoded by the coding sequence GTGAGTAGATCAGTTTTAGCGATTGACATCGGTTCCACTAAAATCTGTGCAATTATTGCCAATATTGATTCAGAGAACAATATACAGATTATCGGTGCCGGCATTGCTAAAGCACAAGGTCTTAAAAAAGGCAGTATTACCAACATAGAGCTTGCTTCCAAATCGATCAAAAGTGCTTTGGCAGATGCTAAACGCGTTGCAGGGACAGATATTAAAAAAGCCACTGTCAGCATCTCCGGCGCCTACACAAAAAGCCTTGTCTCCAGCGGTATTGTCAACATCCCGAATAAGGAGATCACGCTTAAAGAGATCGAACGCGTCATGCGTACGTCACTTTACAATGCCAATATCCCCAATGAGTATGAAGTGCTGCATACGCTTCCTTTTAATTTCAAAGTGGACGATCAGGACTATATCGAAGATCCTCTGGGGATGAACGCTTCCCGCCTGGAAGTCGAGACGCACATCATCACCACACAGAAATCAAACTTCCACAATCTCCGCAAAGCGGTGCGTGCCGCAGGTGTTGAAGTGGAAAACGTAGTCTTAAGCGGTTACGCTTCTGCCATCGCTGTCTTGAATGAAGATGAAAAAGAGCTCGGTGTCGGTGTTGTCGATATGGGCGGAAGCACTAGCAATATCGTCATTCATTCGGGTAATTCTATCCGCTATAACGACTTCCTGGGTGTCGGTTCAAACCATATCACCAATGACCTCTCTATGGCGCTGCATACACCGTTGAATGTGGCCGACAGTGTCAAGATGGAGTACGGTTCGCTTCACGCTCCGAACAACGATCTTATCGAGCTGCCGATCATCGGCGATGAGAACTCAACCCATGAGGTCTCTCTGGAAGTCGTGCACAATGTCATTTACGCACGTGTCGAAGAGACATTGATGATCATTGCCCAATCTCTGGAGAAAAGTGCTCTTAAAGAACAGATGGGGGCAGGTATCGTCTTAACGGGCGGATTTACAAACATGGTAGGTCTGAGAGAATTGGCCAGTGCCATCTTTGACAACCTGCCTGTGCGTATTGCCAGACCGATAGAGGTCGAAGGGCTCTTTGACCAGCTTCGCAATCCGGCCTATTCCGGTGCACTTGGTCTACTGCGTTATGAAGCGAACGGATATTCACTGTACGAAGTGGATGTCAATAAAAAGATGCGTCATACAAAAAATGACTTTGATGGTATGGACATTCCGCCAAGCGAAGAACCTGAAGAGATCGGCATTCCGACGATCGGCGAACCTGAAGACTCTGCGAAATCCACGACTGTAAACATTGGAAAACCTATCACCCCTCTCAAGTCTAAGGGTGAACAGGAAGCAGGCCCGTTT
- a CDS encoding YaiI/YqxD family protein: MTLYIDGDAFPNLLKPIVLRSIERLSLPTYVVSNKRITLGNSHHITYIIVEEGADEADHRIVEMVREGDLVITADIPLADRVIAKKAHAIDHRGELYSVDNIKQYLAMRNLMEKIRESGEVTKGPKPFSQKDAHEFANQLHRFLTKHH; the protein is encoded by the coding sequence GTGACCTTGTACATCGACGGCGATGCTTTTCCCAACCTACTCAAACCGATCGTGCTTCGCAGCATAGAACGCCTCTCTTTGCCGACCTATGTCGTCTCCAACAAGCGCATAACTTTGGGTAACTCCCACCATATTACCTACATCATAGTAGAGGAGGGTGCGGATGAGGCGGACCACCGAATTGTCGAGATGGTCAGAGAAGGGGATCTGGTCATTACGGCCGACATTCCGCTGGCCGACCGCGTCATCGCCAAAAAGGCCCACGCCATCGACCACAGGGGGGAGCTCTACAGCGTCGACAATATCAAGCAGTACCTCGCCATGCGCAACCTGATGGAAAAGATCAGAGAGAGCGGCGAGGTGACCAAAGGGCCCAAACCTTTCAGTCAGAAAGACGCCCACGAATTTGCCAACCAACTGCACCGTTTTTTGACAAAGCACCATTAA
- a CDS encoding peptidylprolyl isomerase — MQRHRKYLVITIWISTFAFIGAGFVGWGQYSYGEKAGAVAKVGDISITQREWQQAYSRLYGQYNQIFQGNFDEKQAESFGLKQQAMRQVVEQALILNLANSYNLEVTKEELSKVITSQDMFFENGTFSKDLYAKILKQNRLSIVDYESDLRNSILIQKVLSLFQSDPLPLEEKVFATAKNIADKIEYKILDTQDVSIETSEEAVKSYWETRQQNYMTRPSFTLQVLTQEKISADADENAILEYYNANRHDFTDAQGKILELADAKEQVIAALDDKATNKQALRNYIAFKKGKLDENVATETITVDEANNPYSKELFAEIAALNITSPFLKPRKAGDTYITLKLEQINPATPKSFEDAKAAVLADYTKEESARKLQQLAENSLASFKGRLSGFITPAQASTLAGLNKEETKLFVSKLFVASQKRGYVPLNENKIVLFNIREQKLLSNEEPTEAMQVARLKDSIFDRSLIKMLESKYTVESFVGGN; from the coding sequence ATGCAAAGACACCGAAAATACCTCGTAATCACGATATGGATTTCGACATTCGCTTTTATTGGCGCAGGTTTTGTCGGTTGGGGGCAGTACAGCTACGGCGAAAAAGCAGGAGCCGTTGCCAAAGTGGGTGACATCTCGATCACCCAACGTGAATGGCAGCAGGCCTATAGCCGTCTTTATGGTCAGTACAACCAGATTTTCCAAGGGAATTTTGATGAAAAACAGGCAGAAAGTTTTGGTTTAAAACAGCAGGCGATGCGTCAGGTCGTTGAGCAGGCCTTGATTCTTAATCTGGCTAACAGTTATAACCTTGAGGTCACCAAAGAAGAACTTTCAAAAGTGATCACCTCGCAGGATATGTTTTTTGAAAACGGTACATTCTCAAAAGATCTTTATGCAAAGATTTTGAAACAGAACAGACTCAGCATCGTTGATTACGAGAGTGATCTTCGCAACTCCATTTTGATCCAGAAGGTACTCTCTCTTTTTCAAAGCGACCCTCTTCCACTTGAAGAGAAGGTCTTTGCAACAGCAAAAAATATTGCAGATAAAATTGAGTATAAGATTCTTGATACTCAAGACGTTAGCATAGAGACAAGTGAAGAAGCTGTCAAAAGCTACTGGGAGACTCGTCAGCAAAACTACATGACCAGACCATCATTCACGCTTCAAGTACTCACACAGGAAAAAATTTCTGCAGACGCAGATGAAAATGCCATTCTAGAGTACTACAATGCCAACCGTCACGATTTCACAGATGCCCAAGGCAAGATTCTGGAACTTGCAGACGCTAAAGAACAGGTGATCGCTGCGTTAGACGATAAAGCGACTAATAAACAGGCGCTTCGCAACTATATCGCCTTCAAAAAAGGGAAACTGGACGAGAACGTTGCAACAGAAACCATTACTGTCGATGAAGCCAATAACCCGTACTCAAAAGAGCTCTTTGCCGAGATCGCTGCGCTTAACATCACAAGCCCTTTTCTTAAACCGCGCAAAGCAGGTGACACGTACATCACATTAAAACTTGAGCAGATCAATCCGGCAACGCCAAAATCGTTTGAAGATGCTAAAGCGGCTGTTCTGGCCGACTACACCAAAGAAGAAAGTGCGCGAAAACTTCAGCAACTTGCCGAGAACTCTCTCGCCAGCTTTAAAGGCAGATTGAGCGGTTTCATTACACCGGCACAGGCAAGTACGCTGGCAGGGCTCAATAAAGAGGAAACAAAACTTTTTGTCTCAAAGCTTTTTGTCGCTTCGCAAAAACGCGGGTATGTGCCTCTAAACGAAAACAAGATCGTCCTTTTCAACATCAGGGAGCAGAAGCTACTTTCCAATGAAGAGCCCACTGAAGCGATGCAGGTCGCACGTCTAAAAGATTCTATATTTGATCGTTCATTGATCAAGATGCTTGAGAGTAAATACACGGTTGAATCATTTGTAGGAGGCAATTAA